From Cydia splendana chromosome 12, ilCydSple1.2, whole genome shotgun sequence, a single genomic window includes:
- the LOC134795721 gene encoding nuclear envelope phosphatase-regulatory subunit 1 homolog — translation MSLEQTACDDLKAFERRLTEVIACLQPATTRWRILLAVVSVCTAIAAWHWLTDPLTPVVSLTQSLWNHPFFAFTSTFLVLLFMMGVHRKVIAPSIVTARTRAVLNDFNMSCDDSGKLILKPRPANN, via the exons ATGTCTCTCGAACAAACAGCGTGCGATG ATCTGAAAGCGTTTGAACGACGACTGACTGAAGTAATAGCATGTTTGCAACCGGCGACGACTAGGTGGCGAA TCTTGTTGGCAGTGGTGTCTGTCTGCACAGCGATCGCGGCGTGGCACTGGCTGACAGACCCGTTGACTCCAGTAGTCTCTCTTACTCAGTCCTTGTGGAACCACCCTTTCTTCGCTTTCACTTCTACATTTTTAG TGCTTTTATTCATGATGGGCGTTCACCGCAAAGTGATCGCGCCGAGCATCGTCACCGCACGCACGCGCGCTGTGCTCAACGACTTCAACATGTCTTGTGATGACAGCGGGAAACTTATCCTTAAACCTCGCCCCGCCaataattaa